The following proteins come from a genomic window of Sphaerisporangium rubeum:
- the moeZ gene encoding adenylyltransferase/sulfurtransferase MoeZ, with translation MSLPPLVEPADELTVDEVRRYSRHLIIPDVGMAGQKRLKNAKVLCVGAGGLGSPALLYLAAAGVGTLGIVDFDVVDESNLQRQVIHGQSDIGRLKAESAAASVREINPYVEVIIHNVALTTDNVMDIFAGYDLIVDGTDNFATRYMVNDAAVLLGKPYVWGSIYRFDGQASVFWSEHGPCYRCLYPEPPPPGMVPSCAEGGVLGVLCASIGSIQVNEAIKVITGVGEPLVGRLMIYDALEMKYRDVKVRKDPECPLCGKNPSITELIDYEAFCGTISEEAQEAASGSTITAQELKEMQDRGDDIYLVDVREQNEYEIVSIPGAVLIPKGEFLRGTALEALPQDKKIVLHCKSGARSAEALAVLKNAGFSDAVHVGGGVLSWVRTVDPSLPTY, from the coding sequence GTGTCGTTGCCACCGCTGGTAGAGCCGGCCGACGAGCTGACCGTTGACGAGGTGCGCCGCTACTCTCGCCACCTGATCATTCCCGACGTGGGCATGGCGGGACAGAAGCGGCTCAAGAACGCCAAGGTGCTCTGTGTGGGTGCCGGCGGCCTCGGTTCCCCCGCTTTGCTGTACCTCGCCGCCGCCGGGGTCGGCACGCTCGGCATCGTGGACTTCGACGTCGTCGACGAGTCCAACCTGCAGCGTCAGGTCATCCACGGCCAGTCGGACATCGGCCGGCTGAAGGCCGAGAGCGCCGCGGCGAGCGTGCGCGAGATCAACCCCTACGTCGAGGTGATCATCCACAACGTCGCGCTGACGACGGACAACGTGATGGACATCTTCGCCGGCTACGACCTGATCGTGGACGGCACCGACAACTTCGCCACCCGCTACATGGTCAACGACGCGGCCGTGCTGCTCGGCAAGCCGTACGTCTGGGGCTCCATCTACCGTTTCGACGGCCAGGCGAGTGTGTTCTGGTCCGAGCACGGCCCCTGCTACCGCTGCCTGTACCCCGAGCCCCCGCCTCCCGGCATGGTGCCGTCCTGCGCCGAAGGCGGCGTGCTCGGCGTGCTGTGCGCGTCGATCGGCTCGATCCAGGTCAACGAGGCCATCAAGGTCATCACCGGCGTCGGCGAGCCGCTGGTGGGCCGACTGATGATCTACGACGCGCTGGAGATGAAGTACCGCGACGTCAAGGTCCGCAAGGACCCCGAGTGCCCCTTGTGCGGCAAGAACCCCTCGATCACCGAGCTGATCGACTACGAGGCGTTCTGCGGCACGATCTCCGAGGAGGCCCAGGAGGCCGCCAGCGGCTCCACCATCACGGCGCAGGAGCTCAAGGAGATGCAGGACCGCGGGGACGACATCTACCTCGTGGACGTGCGTGAGCAGAACGAGTACGAGATCGTCAGCATCCCCGGCGCGGTGCTGATCCCGAAGGGCGAGTTCCTGCGCGGCACGGCGCTTGAGGCGCTGCCGCAGGACAAGAAGATCGTGCTGCACTGCAAGTCCGGCGCGCGTTCGGCCGAGGCTCTCGCCGTGCTGAAGAACGCCGGTTTCTCCGACGCGGTGCACGTCGGCGGCGGTGTCCTCAGCTGGGTCAGGACGGTCGACCCCTCTCTGCCGACCTACTGA
- a CDS encoding alpha/beta fold hydrolase: MEEPIPHWPGEFVELDGHTLHVRATQPGPGGPREKAVYVHGLAGSATNWTDLMAELRPDVLGYAVDLPGAGYSPAPSGDDYSLGAHAAAVTKLIEHVGGPVHLVGNSLGGAVSVRVAATRPDLVRTLTLVSPALPDLFPRYGPARVAVSATPRLGEWAIGRLAHLPPERRIRATMAMCYADSGRVHPLRLEDAVMELRRRDALPYAAPALLSSARALVNEYFRRGDENLWRLAARVTSPTLVIHGRHDRLVDPRMAARAGRTFPDVRLVLLPHAGHVAQMEYPEVVARHMRHLIREAAMTPRSDDALAVKRPA, from the coding sequence GTGGAAGAGCCGATACCGCACTGGCCGGGGGAGTTCGTCGAGCTGGACGGGCACACGTTGCATGTCAGGGCCACGCAGCCCGGCCCCGGCGGGCCGCGGGAGAAGGCCGTCTACGTCCACGGCCTCGCGGGCTCCGCCACCAACTGGACCGACCTGATGGCCGAGCTGCGGCCGGACGTACTCGGCTACGCCGTCGACCTCCCCGGCGCCGGCTACTCACCGGCCCCGTCCGGCGACGACTACTCCCTCGGCGCGCACGCGGCCGCGGTCACCAAGCTGATCGAGCACGTCGGCGGCCCGGTCCACCTGGTCGGCAACTCCCTCGGCGGCGCCGTCTCCGTCCGTGTCGCCGCCACCCGGCCCGACCTCGTCCGCACCCTCACCCTCGTCTCGCCGGCCCTTCCCGACCTGTTCCCCCGGTACGGCCCCGCGCGCGTCGCGGTCTCGGCGACGCCACGCCTCGGCGAGTGGGCCATCGGCCGGCTGGCCCACCTGCCTCCCGAGCGGCGTATCCGCGCCACCATGGCCATGTGCTACGCCGACTCCGGCCGCGTGCACCCGTTGCGGCTGGAGGACGCCGTGATGGAGCTGCGCCGCCGCGACGCGCTGCCGTACGCGGCTCCGGCGCTGCTGAGCTCGGCGCGTGCCTTGGTCAACGAGTACTTCCGCCGCGGCGACGAGAACCTGTGGCGCCTCGCGGCCCGTGTCACGTCCCCCACCCTCGTGATCCACGGCCGCCATGATCGCCTGGTCGACCCGCGCATGGCCGCGCGCGCCGGCCGCACCTTCCCCGACGTGCGGCTCGTGCTGCTGCCCCACGCCGGTCACGTGGCCCAGATGGAGTACCCCGAGGTGGTCGCGCGCCACATGCGCCACCTGATCAGGGAGGCGGCGATGACGCCTCGTTCCGATGACGCGCTGGCGGTGAAGCGTCCCGCGTAG